In Podospora pseudopauciseta strain CBS 411.78 chromosome 3, whole genome shotgun sequence, one genomic interval encodes:
- a CDS encoding hypothetical protein (EggNog:ENOG503P0JE; SMCOG1072:dehydrogenase; COG:C; antiSMASH:Cluster_1), whose amino-acid sequence MTINKTLRGHKLLMVMPWEQPAEFIENLKAEFPGLQVVTYRQTEWDQTWAPFPDEEWKDVTVLLTFTVLPTPEQAPKLEYIQLMSAGANHVLDLPIFKDTEAKFCTANGVHGPQISEWIIGTYLAFQHRFPQYHEKQKDGRWDRSDLNLIDDAVQKTIGILGYGSIGRQTARLATAMGMNVHAYTLHPRTTPASKKDHSWTPPGLGDPGGIYPSKWFSGSSRADLHAFLTSGLDLLVIATPLTPNTQHLLAAAEFELLAADGRKGRTFVSNIARGPVVNTPDIIHALKEGLIKGAALDVTDPEPLPNGHELWSMENVIITPHVSGASTHYNERVLSILEYNLKRLSEDTEPVNKVNKREGY is encoded by the exons ATGACAATCAACAAGACCCTGCGGGGTCACAAACTTTTGATGGTCATGCCCTGGGAACAGCCGGCCGAGTTCATTGAGAATCTCAAAGCTGAGTTTCCGGGCTTGCAAGTGGTCACCTATCGACAAACAGAATGGGACCAGACTTGGGCCCCGTTCCCTGACGAGGAATGGAAAGATGTCACCGTCCTCTTGACTTTTACGGTGTTGCCGACGCCGGAACAAGCCCCAAAGCTGGAATACATCCAACTCATGAG TGCTGGCGCCAATCATGTGTTGGATCTGCCAATCTTCAAGGACACCGAAGCCAAGTTTTGTACAGCCAATGGCGTTCACGGCCCCCAGATATCGGAATGGATCATTGGCACATATCTAGCCTTTCAACATCGAT TTCCCCAATATCATGAAAAGCAGAAAGACGGCCGATGGGATCGATCTGACTTGAACCTTATTGATGATGCCGTCCAGAAAACAAT CGGAATTCTGGGCTATGGCTCAATAGGCCGTCAAACAGCCCGTCTAGCCACTGCCATGGGCATGAACGTCCATGCTTACACCCTCCATCCTCGCACTACACCCGCCTCGAAAAAAGACCATTCTTGGACGCCCCCAGGGCTTGGAGACCCCGGTGGGATCTACCCTTCCAAATGGTTCTCGGGCTCTTCGCGCGCAGACTTGCATGCTTTCCTGACCTCTGGGCTCGACCTGCTGGTTATCGCCACCCCCCTGACGCCCAACACTCAACACCTACTCGCAGCGGCCGAGTTTGAGTTGCTGGCGGCGGACGGCAGGAAGGGAAGGACATTCGTTTCCAACATTGCCCGCGGACCTGTGGTCAACACACCAGATATCATTCACGCGCTGAAGGAAGGGTTGATCAAAGGTGCAGCTCTGGATGTGACTGACCCTGAACCTCTTCCAAATGGACACGAGCTCTGGAGTATGGAAaacgtcatcatcactcccCATGTATCTGGCGCATCGACACATTACAATGAAAGAGTCCTGTCCATCTTGGAATACAACCTCAAGAGATTGAGCGAGGACACGGAACCGGTCAACAAAGTCAATAAGAGAGAGGGCTATTAG
- a CDS encoding hypothetical protein (EggNog:ENOG503P37C) — protein sequence MDSQYHSTLFHIPFEVRDAIYSSLFSSTILSFATSVPTDDARLNKLQAPLHATALLRTCRRVNAEISKSWLSHVLFYFDDPMSLLDKLSPIPLEELSLIRYISVRGDPLLLTYPPKIQVHHNLVGVLKLLPRLQLRQLTVLGSGSDKFQYRMLDEMIKHGNGWQELRFISHDSGMLGYAYYCLDPTLCDRYQRRPQPEHWQRVMEERDGVHSYPSVSIYRGKRAGHRGAVFKPETREVMAQSHNGAPFSVDDYGTAEDPVFISKSERGKELMVAVRRGQRGVDYEEKTNSPFLPGRDIQRDFPGKTWVEIRAACTKAAY from the coding sequence ATGGACTCCCAGTATCACAGTACCCTTTTTCACATCCCGTTCGAGGTTCGGGATGCTATATATTCATCTCTTTTCAGTTCTACAATACTTTCCTTTGCGACTTCAGTTCCAACCGACGATGCAAGACTCAATAAACTCCAGGCGCCATTACATGCCACCGCTCTGCTCCGCACCTGCCGAAGGGTTAATGCGGAAATCTCCAAGTCATGGCTCAGTCACGTCCTGTTTTATTTCGATGATCCGATGTCGCTGCTTGACAAGCTCTCGCCTATCCCCTTGGAAGAGCTGTCCCTCATTCGATATATCTCCGTGCGTGGGGATCCTCTGCTGCTTACCTACCCGCCAAAAATACAAGTACATCACAATCTGGTTGGTGTATTGAAGCTTCTTCCCCGACTACAGCTACGCCAGCTTACGGTTTTGGGGAGCGGTAGCGACAAGTTCCAATATCGGATGTTGGACGAGATGATCAAGCATGGGAACGGTTGGCAGGAATTACGTTTCATTAGTCACGACTCTGGGATGCTTGGGTATGCTTATTATTGCCTTGATCCGACACTTTGTGACCGGTACCAACGGCGACCACAACCAGAGCATTGGCAAAGagtgatggaggagagggacgGTGTACATTCTTACCCGTCAGTCTCAATTTATCGAGGAAAGCGGGCCGGTCATCGCGGAGCTGTCTTCAAGCCTGAAACCCGGGAGGTGATGGCGCAAAGTCACAACGGGGCACCATTTTCAGTGGATGATTACGGAACAGCGGAGGACCCAGTGTTTATCAGTAAGAGTGAACGAGGCAAGGAGCTCATGGTGGCTGTCAGAAGAGGCCAGCGAGGTGTAGACTACGAAGAAAAGACCAATAGTCCATTTCTTCCAGGTCGCGACATTCAGAGAGACTTTCCGGGCAAGACTTGGGTTGAGATCCGCGCTGCATGTACCAAGGCAGCATATTGA
- a CDS encoding hypothetical protein (antiSMASH:Cluster_1) has translation MGNTISIARKGLWGFHEEPRIKRRCVRRNPPPSTGTSTGGGNGSGGGTGSGSGSRTSTGGGGSNGGGSGSGSGSGSSGGSGSDSGSGSGSGRGGDSRSGTSQSGGGSSREHGDEGNTGGKGGTGSETSHDKGSGDNGGNGDDEGGGRHNGLESLGGSGTSPSQASSKKFFQAVAGSTGGANPTDPSNTATPTDEYGSPLPNPTSLPRGSDSSDSSDSSDATVVGGGRPSTGVIIAIIGGVLAGLAVLLVLAWLGHRAWKRREEKRLMTTEKSAIPPLFSSESFPAPPPLPTPGTAVHNTSTLISREKGLTKPPTHPFTSIHEADSSTAVHEMPSRMPETIGNRHELATPDILEIPDFGDIDLDITDHEDDGDDLGIRRPTSLL, from the coding sequence ATGGGTAACACGATATCCATCGCGCggaaggggttgtgggggTTTCATGAAGAACCACGCATCAAGAGGAGATGTGTTCGGCGGAACCCACCTCCGAGCACAGGCACCTCGACGGGGGGTGGTAACGGCTCGGGGGGGGGGACAGGAAGCGGGAGTGGAAGCAGAACCAGCACCGGAGGCGGCGGTagcaacggcggcggcagtgggagtgggagtgggagtgggagcaGTGGTGGAAGCGGGAGCGATAGCGGTAGCGGTAGTGGAAGCGGGCGCGGTGGTGATAGTAGAAGCGGGACAAGTCAAAGCGGCGGTGGAAGCAGTAGGGAGCATGGCGACGAGGGCAATACTGGCGGCAAGGGAGGCACTGGAAGCGAAACAAGTCATGACAAAGGAAGCGGGGACAATGGGGGGAATGGCGATGACGAAGGAGGTGGGCGTCATAATGGGCTGGAATCTCTCGGCGGATCAGGGACGTCGCCGTCACAAGCTTCAAGCAAGAAGTTCTTCCAGGCAGTAGCAGGCTCGACAGGTGGGGCAAACCCGACCGATCCCTCCAACACAGCAACTCCGACCGATGAGTATGGGTCGCCCCTTCCGAACCCAACATCGTTGCCTCGAGGATCGGACAGCTCGGACAGCTCGGACAGTTCTGACGCAACAGTTGTCGGAGGGGGGCGGCCATCCACCGGTGTCATTATCGCAATTATTGGCGGCGTCCTTGCCGGGCTGGCTgttctcctcgtcctcgcatGGTTGGGTCATCGAGCATGGAAACGCCGTGAAGAGAAACGGTTGATGACCACGGAAAAATCAGCAATTCCGCCGCTCTTTTCGTCCGAATCAtttcctgcccctcctcctcttccgactCCTGGCACCGCGGTACACAATACATCAACTCTGATCTCTCGAGAGAAGGGGCTGACGAAACCGCCCACACACCCGTTCACGTCAATCCACGAAGCCGATAGTTCCACAGCTGTGCACGAAATGCCCTCCCGGATGCCAGAAACAATCGGCAACCGACACGAGCTGGCAACACCAGACATCTTGGAGATTCCAGACTTTGGCGATATTGATCTCGACATTACAGACCACGAggacgatggtgatgatctgGGAATCAGAAGGCCGACTTCTCTGCTCTGA
- a CDS encoding hypothetical protein (COG:S; EggNog:ENOG503NZXH) translates to MAVKSPLLAWAVTLFCDHVRAVPASLVPPHYSGEAQRLADPTYGPIPGQSDLYNYYWGTDRPFPGNISDPIFPTQKGPPGVDDWVWQNLLSAEWLIFEFYQQGIEAFTPQDFVKAGMPNTTYRRLMEIRNNEAGHLRIFQNQISPTSIKPGRCQYRFPFTEPVGYMALMTVLEISSMAFLTGLVQLPKLDFNKGAMLAIAEVETRHEVWALLDIWKADPFGGPSDTIFPFAGEILDSTNAFIVPGSCPRENPEFPHNRQRLPALSAGKDTVSLTPGSRISLHFDDPRNQPYFNKRIQYYAVFFHATASISVPINTRHWPREEIWVTIPRNFETKGVIVACVADRQGAPTKESVIAGPAVILEQPATLATALLRGKSG, encoded by the coding sequence ATGGCCGTCAAATCCCCCCTCCTGGCATGGGCAGTGACGCTCTTCTGCGACCATGTGAGAGCAGTCCCGGCTTCTCTGGTACCGCCTCATTATTCCGGAGAAGCCCAGAGACTGGCGGATCCCACATACGGCCCCATTCCAGGCCAGTCAGATCTTTACAATTATTACTGGGGCACCGATAGACCTTTTCCAGGCAACATTTCGGATCCAATCTTCCCAACCCAGAAAGGGCCCCCTGGTGTTGATGACTGGGTTTGGCAGAACCTCTTGTCGGCCGAATGGCTAATCTTTGAGTTTTATCAGCAAGGCATTGAGGCCTTCACCCCACAAGATTTCGTCAAGGCGGGGATGCCCAACACCACGTATAGGCGCCTGATGGAGATCCGCAATAACGAGGCCGGTCATCTGCGCATCTTCCAGAACCAAATCTCGCCGACCTCCATCAAGCCCGGTCGTTGCCAATACCGGTTCCCCTTCACTGAGCCCGTTGGGTATATGGCGCTGATGACGGTACTTGAGATTTCCAGCATGGCCTTCCTTACAGGTCTGGTGCAGCTTCCCAAGCTCGACTTCAACAAAGGAGCCATGTTGGCCATCGCCGAGGTTGAGACCCGCCACGAGGTGTGGGCGCTGCTGGACATTTGGAAGGCAGATCCATTCGGCGGTCCATCCGACACCATCTTCCCTTTCGCCGGTGAAATTCTGGACTCCACCAATGCATTCATTGTCCCTGGAAGCTGTCCGCGTGAGAACCCGGAATTTCCCCACAACCGACAACGGCTGCCGGCCCTTTCGGCTGGGAAGGACACTGTAAGCCTGACGCCAGGCTCGAGGATCAGTCTGCACTTTGACGACCCACGTAACCAGCCCTACTTCAACAAGCGCATCCAGTATTATGCCGTGTTCTTTCATGCAACGGCCAGTATCAGTGTTCCCATTAACACGCGTCACTGGCCCCGCGAGGAGATCTGGGTGACTATCCCTCGCAACTTTGAGACCAAGGGGGTCATCGTTGCGTGCGTTGCGGATCGACAAGGGGCGCCCACAAAGGAGTCGGTCATTGCTGGTCCAGCTGTCATCTTGGAGCAGCCTGCAACCCTTGCAACGGCTCTCTTGCGTGGCAAGTCgggttga
- a CDS encoding hypothetical protein (COG:Q; EggNog:ENOG503NWBF; antiSMASH:Cluster_1) has product MFLFALAVAAAIFVFQLAHSLQRKKSVRRRNDEEAARLGCSPARVMPTKGFLGFGRLVESVKATKADRGPQYVVEAIDQEMGKDVHTCVVPIADYELIVTRDPANVQAMLASKAPDWDVGEQRNASWKPLFGSGVFTSRGEAWKHSRALVRPQFTKDQINDLALIERHVQQLFSAIDRSYGAGEKGWTASFDLQPLFYNMTLDITTELIYGYSVHSQNPSERVELPVIPGYEPPDRENIGTHMDAGKAWVETRGALWKYRWLLPTREFNAHCAAVHKYAEWFVQLRLQRGDKYLAGIQSETGLTSPGRYILLDELAKLTQDPVELRSQTLNILTAGRDTTASLIGWVFYFLARHQDVFNKLREQILQQFGPYHPSQPSGIEFKELRDSIPYINSVVNEALRMAPVIPLNERVAVRDTVLPRGGGDDGNDPMFVPKGTQVLIPTYAMTRRDDIWGPDVSQFRPERWEENGGRKFGFEFIPFGGGIRQCLGQQFARTKTAYVIVRLLQRYDKIENAQEPADAPVRFHHTIENRSGSGVQVRLHEA; this is encoded by the exons ATGTTCCTGTTTGCCCTCGCAGTGGCAGCGGCTATTTTCGTGTTCCAGCTTGCTCACTCTCTCCAGAGAAAGAAATCTGTCCGACGGCGAAATGACGAAGAAGCAGCTCGGTTGGGATGCAGCCCCGCTCGCGTGATGCCCACCAAGGGGTTCTTGGGCTTCGGCCGGCTTGTTGAGAGTGTCAAGGCCACCAAGGCCGACAGAGGTCCCCAGTACGTCGTCGAGGCCATCGACCAGGAGATGGGCAAAGATGTGCACACCTGTGTGGTCCCGATTGCCGACTACGAGCTTATCGTGACCCGCGATCCCGCCAACGTCCAGGCCATGCTCGCCAGCAAGGCCCCCGACTGGGATGTTGGGGAGCAGAGAAATGCTAGTTGGAAACCGCTTTTTGGCTCCGGCGTCTTCACCAGTAGAGGCGAAGCCTGGAAGCACTCCCGTGCTCTGGTGCGACCTCAGTTCACCAAAGACCAGATCAACGACCTTGCTTTGATCGAGCGCCATGTCCAGCAGTTGTTCTCTGCCATTGACAGATCATACGGAGCCGGTGAGAAGGGATGGACCGCCAGTTTCGACCTGCAGCCCCTTTTTTACAACATGACCCTggacatcaccaccgagcTTATTTATGGGTACTCGGTTCATTCTCAGAATCCATCGGAGCGGGTTGAGTTGCCCGTTATCCCTGGGTATGAACCTCCCGACCGAGAGAATATCGGCACCCACATGGACGCCGGGAAGGCCTGGGTAGAGACACGAGGAGCCCTCTGGAAATACCGCTGGCTGCTGCCGACCAGGGAGTTCAACGCCCACTGCGCAGCTGTGCATAAATACGCCGAGTGGTTTGTGCAGTTGAGGCTCCAGCGCGGAGACAAGTATTTGGCCGGGATTCAGTCCGAGACTGGGCTCACCTCCCCGGGTCGCTACATCCTCTTAGATGAGCTTGCAAAGCTAACACAGGACCCCGTTGAGCTGCGCAGCCAGACACTCAACATCCTTACTGCCGGTCGAGATACCACAGCTTCTCTAATTGGATGGGTTTTCTACTTCCTGGCACGCCATCAGGATGTCTTCAACAAGCTGCGAGAGCAAATTCTACAACAGTTTGGTCCATACCACCCATCCCAACCGAGCGGCATCGAGTTCAAAGAGCTGCGAGACTCCATCCCATACATCAACTCGGTCGTCAATGAGGCCCTTCGTATGGCACCTGTCATCCCGCTCAATGAAAGAGTAGCCGTCCGGGACACGGTTTTGCCGCGGGGCGGCGGGGACGATGGCAACGACCCCATGTTTGTGCCGAAGGGAACGCAGGTCCTCATCCCAACTTACGCCatgacgaggagggatgATATCTGGGGCCCTGACGTGAGTCAATTCCGACCTGAAAGGTGGGAGGAGAATGGAGGCCGCAAATTCGGCTTCGAGTTCATTCCCTTTGGCGGCGGTATCCGTCAGTGTTTGGGTC AACAATTTGCGCGAACGAAAACCGCATATGTTATTGTGAGATTACTGCAGCGATACGACAAGATCGAGAACGCGCAAGAGCCAGCTGATGCCCCTGTGAGGTTCCACCATACCATCGAAAACAGAAGCGGGAGCGGTGTGCAGGTCAGGCTGCACGAGGCATGA